DNA sequence from the Roseofilum casamattae BLCC-M143 genome:
ATTAATCGTTTCGTAACCGGTTAAGCTTTCAATGGCATGACCGATGGTATGTCCGTAGTTGAGAATGGCGCGCACTCCCGATTCTTTTTCATCTTGACTGACCACTTCAGCTTTCGCTTGGCAGGAGCGAGTCAGAATGATGTTGAGTAACTCCGGATCGATCGCCAAAAAGCTATTCAGCGCTGTTGCCCCTTCCAGGCGCACAAATAGGTCATTATCCCAAATCACCCCATATTTAATCACTTCCGCCATTCCAGCGCGAAATTCGCGCTCTGGTAGGGTTTTCAGGACTTCCGGATCGATATGGACGAGACGGGGTTGGTAAAACGCGCCAATCAGGTTTTTCCCTTGGGGATGGTTTACCCCAGTTTTGCCCCCAACGGAAGCATCCACCATGGCCAGGAGGGAGGTGGGAACTTGCACGAAGTTAATGCCGCGCAACCAGGTGGCGGCAGCAAACCCAGTCATATCTCCAATGACGCCACCACCGAGAGCAACTAGAGTAGACGAGCGCTCCAGACGCTGCTCTAATGCTTTGTCATATAGAGTCTGAATGGAATCTAAAGTTTTGTAGCGCTCTCCAGCAGGGATGAGATGGGAGGAGACAGAAAATCCGGCAGCACTGAGGGATGCGATCGCCCGTTCGCCATAGTAATCTGCCACAATAGGATTGGAGACGACGAGGATTTTCTTGCCCAAATTTAAGTCTGCCAGGAGCGAGCCGAGATTTTCCAGGCTGTTGGGGGCGATCGCAATTTGGTAGGATAAGGGCCCTAAGTCTACGTTAACCGTGGATTGTAATACTAATTCGTTCATGGGCTGGCGATCGCTCTCTGCTGCAACCTTCCTCAATTGGCTGTATTCTAGTGTACGATATCTGTCCTTTTTTCGATCTAGGAAACATAACATGAGTATTGGTGGAATTATTGCATACGTCGCCTTCTTGGGAGGGATGTTTGGTTTTGCCCTAACCCTGTGGTTCGGACTGCGAGCAGTTAAACTGCTGTAGATTTATCTCAAATATCGATTAACCTTCAGTAGGAGGAATGAATAGCTCTCTCCTACTGATATAACCTCTCAGGATCTGTACATTGAACCAATTGCCGCGACATTAGATCGGGCCGAGCAAGTCAAAATTGTTATCCTAAACCTATCTGGGAATCGGGTGCTCAATTCTCAACCTATGGTACGAGTAAAAGCAAGATGGGACTAAAGACAACCCTCCCCTGGTGGCAAAAATGGCGATCGCGCTTTAGCAAAGAGGCGATAGTTGCTAAGTTACGGCCGCTCCCACAGCCTAAGTTAACCCGGCTGGCGAGCGTCGGTCAATCGATTATCGTTATTAGTTTGGCA
Encoded proteins:
- the aroB gene encoding 3-dehydroquinate synthase, with amino-acid sequence MNELVLQSTVNVDLGPLSYQIAIAPNSLENLGSLLADLNLGKKILVVSNPIVADYYGERAIASLSAAGFSVSSHLIPAGERYKTLDSIQTLYDKALEQRLERSSTLVALGGGVIGDMTGFAAATWLRGINFVQVPTSLLAMVDASVGGKTGVNHPQGKNLIGAFYQPRLVHIDPEVLKTLPEREFRAGMAEVIKYGVIWDNDLFVRLEGATALNSFLAIDPELLNIILTRSCQAKAEVVSQDEKESGVRAILNYGHTIGHAIESLTGYETINHGEAVAIGMVAASEIAVRLGLWDRECGDRQLALLQKTGLPTQIPASVSVEDILDTLQTDKKVKAGRVRFILPTGIGEVKITDAVPNDTLRDVLADLGASNSNSGY
- the petL gene encoding cytochrome b6-f complex subunit PetL — encoded protein: MSIGGIIAYVAFLGGMFGFALTLWFGLRAVKLL